Proteins encoded within one genomic window of Alcanivorax sp. REN37:
- a CDS encoding DUF2804 domain-containing protein: protein MHPFNQLPLPPNPLVDAQGQLTFGQFRGSVPQVLGDHRADYRTPLGAPASAFARHFHYKQFQYFGIIGDDLLAGCAFAHTRYLGIAFFYIFRPSTGDLQEYTFRSPLGRALSLSDSPRHGESRFEQGKVSLCMQYREHPDGSLEKTLAVQLPGVALDARMVEAPAYEPMSLCTRIGINGWVYANKVAGVRVDGTLRTGAGEASLAAHNAFGHHDFSSGYMRRETFWNWACMSGEAGGMRLGLNLSCGVNETSFTENCLWLDDELIKVSTTVFDYDRDNLLNDWHIETGDGAVSLHFQPLGRHVERLNLGLFASNFNQLFGRFQGHVRRPDGTQLAVELYGFVEEQYAKW, encoded by the coding sequence ATGCACCCGTTCAACCAGCTTCCATTGCCGCCGAATCCCTTGGTGGATGCGCAAGGCCAACTCACCTTCGGCCAATTTCGCGGCAGCGTGCCGCAGGTGCTCGGCGACCATCGTGCCGACTACCGCACGCCGCTGGGCGCTCCGGCCTCGGCCTTCGCCCGCCACTTCCATTACAAGCAGTTCCAGTATTTCGGCATCATCGGTGACGACCTGCTGGCCGGCTGCGCGTTTGCCCACACCCGCTATCTCGGCATCGCGTTCTTCTATATTTTTCGGCCTTCCACCGGCGACCTGCAGGAATACACCTTCCGCAGCCCGCTCGGTCGCGCCCTCTCGCTGTCGGACTCGCCACGCCACGGCGAGAGCCGCTTCGAGCAAGGCAAGGTGTCGCTGTGCATGCAGTACCGCGAGCACCCTGATGGCAGCTTGGAGAAAACGTTGGCCGTGCAATTGCCAGGGGTGGCGCTGGACGCACGTATGGTGGAAGCGCCCGCCTATGAGCCGATGTCACTGTGCACCCGCATCGGCATCAACGGCTGGGTCTACGCCAACAAGGTGGCGGGGGTACGCGTCGATGGCACGCTGCGCACCGGCGCCGGCGAAGCATCGCTGGCTGCCCACAATGCGTTCGGCCACCACGACTTCTCCAGCGGCTACATGCGTCGCGAGACTTTCTGGAACTGGGCCTGCATGAGTGGCGAGGCCGGCGGCATGCGGCTGGGGCTGAACTTATCCTGCGGCGTCAACGAAACCAGTTTTACCGAAAACTGCTTGTGGCTGGACGACGAGCTGATCAAAGTGTCCACCACTGTGTTTGATTACGACCGTGACAACCTGCTGAACGACTGGCACATCGAAACCGGCGATGGCGCTGTCTCCCTGCATTTCCAGCCGCTTGGGCGCCATGTAGAGCGCCTCAATCTGGGTCTGTTCGCCAGCAACTTCAACCAGCTGTTTGGCCGCTTCCAAGGCCACGTGCGACGTCCCGACGGCACCCAACTGGCGGTAGAGTTGTACGGTTTTGTCGAGGAGCAATACGCCAAATGGTGA
- a CDS encoding energy transducer TonB, translating into MTPLAGGPAGVRPRRDGWRWGLAVVLALVLHGAVALTAIWKAPTPTPPPAAAPMVVELAMLAAPQVQPQEEQKPEPLPEPEPEPEPVVEEPPVVEKPEVVLPKPPEKPKPPRPPRPEPPPEPQPEPEPEEPKEEPAPQEQVAANSSDAPAEAEQMQAPTVGVSAAQSADIRQRWEALLTAHVDRFKRYPRQAQMMRMEGVPQVLFTIDRDGNVLDVSISNSSGQRVLDAEALAMIKRAQPLPKPPKEVEGNPIRLSLPIEFSLRNR; encoded by the coding sequence ATGACACCTCTTGCCGGCGGGCCTGCCGGAGTTCGGCCACGCCGCGACGGCTGGCGCTGGGGGCTGGCAGTGGTGCTGGCGCTGGTGCTGCACGGAGCGGTGGCGCTGACCGCAATCTGGAAAGCACCAACGCCGACCCCGCCGCCGGCCGCCGCGCCGATGGTAGTGGAGCTGGCAATGCTGGCGGCGCCGCAAGTGCAGCCACAGGAAGAGCAGAAACCAGAGCCACTGCCGGAGCCTGAGCCGGAGCCCGAACCAGTGGTGGAAGAGCCGCCGGTGGTGGAAAAGCCGGAGGTGGTGTTGCCGAAGCCGCCGGAAAAACCAAAGCCACCGCGGCCGCCGCGCCCGGAACCACCGCCGGAGCCGCAACCGGAACCGGAACCGGAAGAGCCGAAGGAAGAACCAGCGCCGCAGGAGCAAGTGGCGGCCAACTCGTCGGATGCACCGGCGGAAGCGGAGCAAATGCAAGCACCGACGGTGGGCGTCAGTGCCGCCCAGAGCGCCGATATTCGCCAGCGCTGGGAAGCCCTGCTGACCGCCCATGTGGATCGTTTCAAGCGCTATCCACGCCAGGCGCAAATGATGCGCATGGAAGGGGTGCCACAGGTGCTGTTCACCATCGACCGCGATGGCAACGTGCTAGACGTGTCGATCAGCAACTCCAGTGGCCAGCGGGTACTGGATGCTGAGGCGCTGGCGATGATCAAGCGTGCGCAGCCGCTGCCGAAGCCGCCAAAGGAAGTGGAGGGCAACCCGATTCGGCTGTCGTTGCCGATTGAGTTCAGTCTGCGCAATCGCTGA
- the exbD gene encoding TonB system transport protein ExbD: MSLRLPSERDGNELPMNHDINVTPFIDVMLVLLIIFMVAAPLATVSVPVDLPASAAKPQPAPEDPLYLTLQNDLTLTLGDDLTVERDQLANALKKRLPDPEQRLFLRADQSVSYGDIMDVMNVLARAGYLKVALVGLERVGEQAP; encoded by the coding sequence ATGTCGCTGCGGCTGCCCAGTGAACGGGACGGCAATGAGCTGCCGATGAACCACGATATCAACGTCACGCCGTTCATCGACGTGATGCTGGTATTGCTGATCATCTTCATGGTGGCGGCGCCGCTGGCCACCGTTAGTGTGCCGGTGGACCTGCCGGCCTCGGCGGCCAAACCGCAGCCGGCACCGGAAGATCCGCTGTACCTGACCCTGCAAAATGACCTGACGCTGACCCTCGGTGACGACCTCACCGTGGAACGCGACCAGCTCGCTAATGCCCTTAAGAAACGGCTGCCGGATCCGGAGCAGCGGCTGTTCCTGCGCGCAGACCAAAGCGTGTCCTACGGCGACATCATGGATGTGATGAACGTGCTGGCCCGCGCCGGTTACCTGAAGGTGGCGCTGGTGGGGCTGGAGCGAGTCGGGGAACAAGCGCCATGA
- a CDS encoding lipopolysaccharide kinase InaA family protein — translation MANWQLHPAYQALVPEFHSLDQVFALAGTPVTRDPISDVIRIERHGIGFYIKRYWNRNHRRGWRDYLRHPRVQREWENLARFAAWHIPTASVVANGLERRQWGFVRGAMITREIASTESLATLAERADPRFDQPGWVARISRQVADITRTLHRQRFAHNDLKWRNLLVDHNDIVYLIDCPTGTFWRGPFLQHRIAKDLACLDKLGRRHLSSAQRLAFYRHYRGNAPLTARHRRQLAKVRDYFTGRD, via the coding sequence ATGGCCAACTGGCAACTGCACCCTGCGTATCAGGCGCTGGTGCCGGAGTTCCACAGCCTCGACCAGGTGTTCGCCCTGGCCGGCACCCCGGTGACCCGCGACCCGATCTCTGACGTAATCCGCATTGAGCGGCACGGCATCGGTTTCTATATCAAGCGTTACTGGAACCGCAACCATCGGCGCGGTTGGCGTGACTATCTGCGCCACCCCCGGGTACAGCGCGAATGGGAAAATCTGGCGCGCTTTGCGGCTTGGCACATTCCCACCGCCAGCGTAGTGGCGAATGGACTGGAGCGGCGGCAGTGGGGCTTTGTGCGCGGCGCCATGATCACCCGTGAGATTGCCAGCACCGAGAGCTTGGCAACTTTGGCTGAACGCGCCGATCCGCGCTTCGACCAGCCCGGTTGGGTGGCCCGCATCAGCCGCCAGGTGGCCGACATCACCCGCACCCTGCACCGCCAGCGGTTTGCCCACAACGATTTGAAATGGCGCAACTTGTTGGTGGACCACAACGACATTGTCTACCTGATCGACTGCCCCACCGGCACCTTCTGGCGCGGTCCATTCTTGCAGCATCGCATCGCCAAAGACCTGGCCTGCCTCGACAAGCTCGGCCGCCGCCATTTGAGTTCTGCGCAGCGGCTGGCGTTCTACCGCCACTACCGTGGCAACGCACCGCTGACCGCACGCCACCGCCGCCAGCTGGCGAAAGTCCGCGATTACTTTACCGGCCGCGATTGA
- the exbB gene encoding tonB-system energizer ExbB translates to MMKTQQWLLASSLAVMMVLTAPVAVAQQQDVDAPVAAQADAAETALPETDADEIAPDAEDSAPDALLEHDAEADDVAAVPHSLPTDLSPWGMYLAADAVVKTVMIGLLLASVLTWTVWVFKTVQLRVGRRRVRHTLEHVVASESFAEARRATQNDQGAAVFLLQAAEHELALSARGPATEDGIKERVAARLDRVLAAATSDMNKGTSVLATIGAVAPFVGLFGTVWGIMNSFIGIAKTQTTNLAVVAPGIAEALLATAIGLVAAIPAVVIYNHFARTIGYYRASLADVATGILALVSRDLDRTSPAARQPGKGEA, encoded by the coding sequence ATGATGAAGACACAACAATGGCTGCTGGCATCGAGCTTGGCGGTGATGATGGTGCTGACCGCCCCGGTGGCGGTGGCCCAGCAGCAAGATGTTGATGCGCCGGTGGCCGCTCAAGCGGACGCCGCGGAAACGGCGTTGCCGGAGACCGACGCCGACGAGATTGCGCCGGATGCGGAAGACAGCGCGCCGGACGCGCTGCTGGAACACGACGCTGAGGCAGATGACGTGGCAGCCGTACCACACAGCCTGCCTACCGATCTCAGCCCCTGGGGCATGTATCTGGCCGCTGACGCGGTGGTGAAGACGGTGATGATCGGCCTGCTGCTGGCCTCGGTGCTGACTTGGACCGTGTGGGTGTTCAAAACGGTGCAGCTGCGCGTCGGGCGCCGCCGCGTACGACATACGCTTGAGCACGTGGTGGCGTCGGAAAGCTTTGCCGAAGCGCGCCGTGCCACTCAGAACGATCAAGGTGCTGCGGTGTTCCTGCTGCAGGCGGCGGAGCATGAGCTGGCGCTGTCGGCCCGTGGTCCGGCCACCGAGGATGGCATCAAAGAACGGGTGGCGGCGCGGCTTGACCGGGTGTTGGCGGCGGCGACGTCCGACATGAACAAAGGCACCAGTGTGCTCGCTACTATCGGTGCGGTCGCGCCGTTCGTGGGCCTGTTCGGCACCGTGTGGGGCATCATGAACAGCTTCATCGGCATTGCCAAAACCCAGACCACCAACCTCGCGGTGGTGGCTCCGGGGATTGCCGAGGCGCTGCTGGCCACCGCCATCGGTTTGGTGGCAGCCATCCCTGCAGTGGTGATCTACAACCACTTCGCGCGCACCATCGGTTACTACCGCGCCAGCTTGGCCGACGTTGCCACCGGTATCCTCGCCTTGGTGAGCCGTGATCTGGACCGCACCTCGCCGGCAGCACGCCAGCCAGGGAAAGGAGAAGCCTGA
- a CDS encoding DUF4282 domain-containing protein: protein MVTPTPPSQPRERLRRALIWVVQYWRELFNFRFDRYMIIQVLPGVYGLALAAIAIALTYLSVEAFFHSTWRGMFYFFFAAPLTFLVLASTLRALLEFYMVMFRIAEHLSELAGMRDTVDRLSGISDSVDEMANLARRIPFWRALTGFNNERRRGRKERSNGDDEG, encoded by the coding sequence ATGGTGACCCCCACACCCCCGTCGCAACCCCGCGAACGCCTACGCCGCGCTTTGATTTGGGTAGTGCAGTACTGGCGCGAACTGTTCAACTTCCGCTTTGACCGCTACATGATCATCCAGGTGCTGCCCGGCGTGTACGGGTTGGCGCTGGCGGCGATTGCCATCGCCCTCACCTACCTCAGCGTGGAGGCGTTCTTCCACTCCACCTGGCGCGGCATGTTCTACTTTTTCTTTGCTGCACCGCTGACGTTCCTGGTGCTGGCATCCACTCTGCGCGCACTGTTGGAGTTCTACATGGTGATGTTCCGCATCGCCGAGCACCTCAGTGAACTGGCCGGCATGCGCGATACTGTGGACCGCTTGTCAGGCATCAGCGACTCGGTAGATGAAATGGCCAATTTGGCGCGCCGCATCCCGTTCTGGCGCGCGCTCACCGGCTTCAACAATGAACGTCGTCGTGGCCGCAAAGAACGCAGCAACGGGGATGATGAGGGGTAA
- a CDS encoding YbaN family protein: MIRLCWRALSVLFVALGLIGAVLPGLPTTVFMLLALWAAGHGWPALAEWLLNHPRFGPPLQRWQQQRAVPRQAKWAALLGMTLSALLLWWAPLPWWLQCGLWSLMAVVLVWLWTRPEGRMAHEHVEND; encoded by the coding sequence ATGATCCGGCTCTGCTGGCGCGCTCTCAGTGTGCTGTTTGTGGCACTGGGACTGATTGGGGCCGTGCTACCCGGCCTGCCGACCACGGTGTTCATGTTGTTGGCGTTGTGGGCGGCGGGGCACGGCTGGCCGGCGCTGGCAGAGTGGTTGCTGAACCATCCCCGCTTTGGTCCGCCGCTGCAGCGTTGGCAGCAGCAGCGGGCGGTGCCGCGCCAAGCCAAGTGGGCGGCGCTGCTCGGTATGACGCTGAGTGCATTGCTGCTGTGGTGGGCGCCGCTGCCCTGGTGGCTGCAGTGCGGGCTGTGGAGCCTGATGGCGGTGGTGCTGGTCTGGTTGTGGACACGGCCAGAAGGGCGCATGGCCCATGAGCATGTTGAGAATGATTAA